In the Zingiber officinale cultivar Zhangliang chromosome 5A, Zo_v1.1, whole genome shotgun sequence genome, agggaatgaatccttgaaattgggtaataactcattccaatgTACcttcccttcaatgagtcattaccctatttttatcaatcaaaatattcccttattccaaaaatacccttgacctaaaattaaaattttctcccttaataccaaatatcaaaatatatttatttattttttctttcatatcacttctcttcttgttctctctcatcatattttctctctcatcattttaccacacactttctctctccttaatatctcctatcacactctctttcctttttttctcattacactttctctctcatcatactttctctctcctcaatctctcccatcacactatcttttctctttttttcttatcacactttcgctctcatcacactttctctctcctcaatctctcttgtcacactccctcttttttttcctcaacacactttctctctcatcatactttctctctcctcaatctctcccatcacaccacTACTCTCTTTTTtccttatcacactttctctctcatcatagtttctctctcctcaatctctctcatcacactctctcccctcatttttctcattatattttctctctcttcatcctctcccaccatactttctctcacatcatattttctctctcatcttctctcatcatgatctcttctatcacactctcttttctcattttctctcatcacattttctctcttcattctttcttatcacactttctttctcatcagactttctccctcatcattctctttcatcatatttttctctcacattcatcttttctcacatctaattttttctcttattttcctttaaaggtaaaaaggaaaattttaatttattccgatagaaaatatgtaattaaccaaatattatttttaagagtgatattcatgttCATACCCATTCCTATTCCACAAtataatgattctcattccgattcctactcctaggaaagaaccaaacgccctcTAAGTATATTCAATGTAACATTTTTTGCCAGAATTTAAACTATAAGCGTAAATTTAACGACATCCTGTATCATTTTAAGAAGGGATCAGAGGCTCAGACCAAGAGATCCGAACTGCATCAAAGGGCGGCACACCCCTCTGTAACTTTCCGTTATTGCAAGTCTTATTCCGCAATAAGATCCACATgtactcaaattcaaattctcgAATCCTCAACTTCCGACCGAGAGACGGGGCACTCGGACTCAGGTGACTGAGCTAATTTGGGGTGGCCCGAATTTGGAATGGACCACATAGGCGCATCCTGTATCACAATTTTCTAAAAACACACATCTTCGGACCACCAGAAACTTTCTCAAGTTTATGGGCAGAATTTGATTTGTATAGTAAAAgcaaattaatataataaaatcagCTCTTCCTCTGTTATCTTACATCACAAATGTGGCACTTTAAAATATTTGGACCACATTATGGAAGTATTACGATCTTACATTTATCGAAATAAGATATAGAGAGTATAGAGAAAAATATGTTGGCTGAATATAAAGCTGGATCTTTCTACTGGAATCCTGGTTGTTTAGAGCTCAGTTTTCATTTCGGGGCAGCAGTGGTGAGTATCCCTACATTGAAATAAGAATTTGAAGTCAGTAATGAGGAATTCATTCATCGAGTTTAACCAAAAACTTGTTCTTGAGATCGTCGGTCCCACCATAGATGAAACAATTTCCTGGCTTTGCCCTATGCCAATCTGAACAACACTCTGGAAGTCGTCCTCCCAGAAAGCACCTAACTGAAAAATCGGAATCGCCTATGTAAGACTTAAACATACATAGTGTTCTTGAAGCTCGCAATCAATGAACTCCCGAGACGAATTATACCTGAGATGAAATGTTTTCATATCCATTAATGCAAGGCTGATGATGTGCATTGAAGTCTAATGTGTTGATTGAGCTGTGCAAATTCATTCTATCAGTCGCGATACAAGCGAGAGGGTTGCTTTGTTGAGCCATCATCTCAAATGGATAAACTGAACTTGGTGCGGCGCCAAAAATTTGAATCATCTGAAAGTTTTTTACCATCAGAAGTTTCATAGGTGACCAATGACTAAGGCAATCGATCTTACATGTTTTGGTTGGAGATTCATCAAGTTGTTGAAATCTATATCTGGATTTACAGTGGCCAACTTCATCGAAAGAAACTACAAGAAGGAATAACAGGTTTAGACCAAAAAGAACAAAATTGAAGGAAATTTGAAAAGTCTTTCTACCTCGACTTGGCGTTGCAACGATTGCACATAGTTTATAATCTCGTCGAGCATGACGGCTTTGCCAGTTACCTAGAGAAGAACAAAACAAGATTACTAAATCATATGGAACACTCTGCATCAAGAGTAAGTGTTAATTTACTTTGCTGCAGCCAGGCACAAGATCTTGGAGTAACTTCATTCTTTGGCTGATCTTCTCTCTTCGCACCTATCCATCACAGGAAACCAATTCAACAAACCGAAACCGACAGTTggattgagagaaaaaaaaaaaatcatcacgcACTCTTTCAGCTAGGCTATGGCTATCGGTCGCTTGGCCTCTTCTCGCCCTGACATGGATGTAATCCTTGGGAGGATCAGAGGGCTTGCCCTGCTTCTGTTCATCATTCCCTGGATCATTACTTTGCTCTATCTTTCGTCGGACTGATGCATTGCCAATCTCCGCATTGTTCTCGGTTTGCCGATGTCTCTTTGAGAAGCAATCTTCTTCATCTGCCACCTGAAGTTCAAATCTTTAAGTCTATAAGCTAAATGGACAAAAGTTGAAGCATAATTTGCATACCATAGAAACAGCTTCCTTTTCTTTGCTCTTCGGGCGAGCTTTCCTCTTCCTTGCATTGCTCCCTCCATGGCCTCCTAAGCTTGCTTCTCTACTTGCAGATATTGTATCAGACATGGAGGTTTCTTCTCTGCAAATCCCCAATTCAGCAGTTTTCATCTCCAATTTCATGCCTTTTGGCCCTGGAGTTTGGCTATTGCTCTCCAACTGCTCAAGTTGGAAACCATTAGCCATCAGAGATTGACTAATTGTTGAATTTAGCTCAAAATCGCTGGAACGCAAACCGTTCTCGCCTTCAAATCTGAAAACCCTAGCTGCCCTCTCCGAAAAGCCCGGCGGCAGGTCGCTTGCGGCAGTCAACTGACCTAGCTTCGACGAATCGAACTCATTTGGAATGGCCGCTCTCTGCAACCCTAGCCCGGGCTTACCGAAGCCGAAGCCCAAACTAGGCGACTGCGACGACATTAAGGACCCCAGCACCGATCCAAACTGACCGGCAGGATCCACGGAACGACTCCACTTAAAGTTAGGGAAGCACTGCGGCAAACGGTCCGACGACCATGAACTCATCTCTTCCCGGTCAGAAACACCCAAAGATCCTGCCTTTATCGACCTTAAACCCTAAAACAGAAAATCTAGTGATCTCAGTTGGTAAAGTAGGAATCTTTTCGAGAGCACAGCTGAAAACTTCGCCCCAGGTCGAAAACCCCAGAAAGGTGGGAACTTTCCAGGAAATCGAGAACAAAAGAGAAGCAACAAAGGCGGAAAGGAGGAGAAAAGAGGGATTGAACACAGAAGGGAAGGTAAGGGAAGATGAAACCAAACCAAACTCACTTGTTGGCCTTGTCTTCACACATTGAAGGTGGGCAGTTTGTGCAAcagggaagggaagggaaggtAAGGGAAGATGAAACTGAACTACTTGTTGTCTCTGTCTTCACATCCACACGAGGCAATTGGACACCGCACAGcctgtgagagagagagagagagagagagaggatatGGACGATGGATCAGGGAAAGATGTGGGGTATTGGGTTTGAGCTTCCCTTAAAGATGAAGGCAAAGGAAGGTCCccaattatttaaaagaaagggaaaaggaaaaagacaaaagGGTCAGCACTTGGTGGTCGTGTCACACTGCCCACAAGTCCATGGGCGACTGACGTGCAGCCTGCAGCTCCCTTTCATGCACCACCGTTCCATTCCATGTATCATAATCTTTCCAGTTAACCAGTAACCAGTAACCAGTGCGTTCGGATATCAGATGAAGCCACTGTCTCCTCGTTGCTTTGGCTGGTGAAATCAGGAGCTGGAAGAACACAGAGTGGTACGGACCTTGCTTGTGATGAGCTTTAAGCATGCAAAAATGGAGGTTGGCAACTCCTCCTTCCTTGCATGACATCAAATGACAAGCAGCTGATGAGTTGAGAACCAGTTTGCTCGTGTTTATCTTATTGTAATGGGGTGCAGTAGCTTGGGATCGTTGCTGCGCACCACATGCAAAGTGCCATTCCACTAATTGACAACTTCCTGTACATACTGAACTATTTATTAAATTAGAAAGGACTTTTTATTGGAATTTTAGATACTCATCAatcttttcctttgaaaatttacTTAAATGATATTGGTGGCATCTTCTTCATCCGAGCTAGCAACTTTCTTCGATATTCTATTTACCAATACGCATCGAATACTTTCGTTTATAAGAAGGCACAAGATTTTTTCATTCTCAATTCATTAGTTAATCGATTGAACCAATAAATAGTAACAGAAATACAATTGGCAGGACTTGTGATATTATATTAGTGTCAttttgctctctctctctctctctctctctctctctctctctctctctcttctactGATTGACACTGTAATTAGTGTAGTTTTGGCAAGCATACCTTGATTATAAATTTGAGTTTATGTTAACGGTGAAAGTTGCATAATTAGTAGTGTTGCGGTTGTTCTCCTTCTTCCCGCTTCACTGTCTTCTTCGTGGGTTCTGACCAATAGAGTTGGCTGCTCTGCTAACATACTCCTTGCATGGTAATACCAGTGAGAGAGCATCGATGTCCCGACGGATTATAGAAGCAAGATTTGAATCCCTTGGGAAAGGGAATAAGTTCATCCCATATATATCCACAAGACCTTAGGGTGGGCGCCTGATATGAGAACGTTATCGCCTTTTGCATCACAGTAAGAGAGCACTCCTTCCTACCACTACCATCGTGGTCAGGTACGACGATCGTGTAAAATTATGAGTACAGTTGTCGAATTGTCAACTGATCATGTCATGTGCATTATTCCTATCTGGCCAAGTGGAGCGGACGTGGGTCCACATAGCCAAGTGGGTAGGGGTGCAGTGAAAATCTAAATTTATCTAGGATTAATTATCTAGATAtaataagttaaataatttaaaaatataaataaaaatatgattattaattttttaaaaaaaatataaaataaaaatatttaatatttaatacggAAAATACTATTGAAGTTACTCTTCGATTCTTCTTAGAATTaaacttattaattattatattattatcaaTTTTTTCAACCAACTCCCGTTAAATGTAGATGATCATAAAAtctattaaaaacttttcttctaTTTTGTTATGAAGAACTGTTTTAATAAGTTTCATGATTGAAAATGCTCTTCCGTTGTTGCGGTAGAAatgggaaaaattaaaataagacGAATTAACCTatcaattgaataaatatattatatttagtATATAAGTAAATGATATAATTATAATGtataaactataacaaatgaGAAAAATTACCTGTCAATCAAATTATAGGTTTCTGGCTTAATTGTTTCAACTAATCTTCAACATAATTTAGAAATAGTTGATAAATTCTGAAATGTTTCATGGCCAACAACATCAAACTTATAGTGATCCAATTGTATTTTCAAGTGGTGCAAATCTTGTGTATCAAAATCAAGAGGATAGAATTTCTCAGCAAGTTTACAAACGTGATCAACTTTAAATTGAGTCAAAATTAGAATTCTAAAAAGTCTTTCCAAGTTATAGTAAATTGTCAATTTGATTACATCTACTACTGATATCACGTTTACCAGTAGCTATCATATGTGCAACTTCAATTCTTTAAGCAAAATGTAACTCAACATAGCGTTTAGGAGATGCATTAATGAGATTACAAATTGGATtcaattttgtaaaaaaataacCAAGTGGATACCTCTTTCTCAGTAGCTACAGTTAATGCTAGTTGAAGTCAATGAGTGAAACAATGTACATAATATGCACATGAACATTCTTTCAAGAAAAGAGCATGTAATCCATTTCAAGAATCACGCATATTGctagcaccatcatatccttATCCCCGCATATTTTGAATATACAAGTTATAACTGTTGGTTCAATTTTCCCTAGGTCAAAATTGAccaggttgaccaagcttgagttggctcaagcttgagtcttaatggttgaattttgatgtttgacgagataTATAGATTGATGGTCAAAGGTTGATCAGAAGAATCAAGTAAGTCAATGTTGATcatatacttgactgggaagtcctaatggGAGATTAGGCAAGAGCAAGACCAACAGAAAtattggcagaagaagaaaatccaagtgaatcagtgttgaccagacacttggtgtgggaagtcctggtgagtgaaagcaGGTGAAAATccataatgagtgaagctaggcaaatgtgaaagtcctagtgagtgaagtcagatagctggaaagtcctaatgagtgaaactaAGCAGATGGAAGGTCTTGGTGATGTGAAACTGCAAGCGCATGGtcatcatcaagtaataaaatttatataagtcgATCCCACAAAGACTAAGGATCAAATGCTAATTAGTTTTGCACTTTGAAGTTAGCTAGACAGAATCGGTAATCGTTTGTTTTGAGGTTTTTAACTAAGatatgaaaataaaagaaaagaaagataacTGAGGAAGTATTTAATTCAGAAGATGTTCTGGGTCGTTGGTTTCATTATAATGGTAAATGTTGTGCTATGAATTCGCCCATTCCTAGTTCTCCACTTGTATATTTGCAGGACAGTCTAAATTACTGCCGATTACCATCCTACGACGGTGTATCAGAGTACTTCTCCTGCTAATAACCAAGTATgctatcaagtgaagaagtaacttagagagtctaAGTTTTTAGTAGAGTACCTTCTGTCACAAGACCTCCCTGGGTGTATGTTTCTAGATTACATAGGTCACTTGCGTAGCATATGATTAGGGAAAGTCCACTAAGTCAAGTGATAGACTTATCCTTACATAGAATTAttctcccttaggaggttacgttccatatagaaggatagttaccttacATATTCAACGTTAAACAAGTATCCTAAAGTCATGCCGAGCTATATCGGAACTTACACTCAAAAGAGGCAATAATTCATGCATCTATTCaataaaaatttaggttcatgccCATATATAGACACACAGCAATATATCTAGCTCAGAAATTAGATCTACGCATATAGAAATgcaatctagatagataaatCCATGTTCATAAAGAAAGTCAACTTGCTAACACTTCATCAAATAAAACAAGTATCATACAAACTTCATCGAACAAGAAAATTGGCAATTCAATAAAGTTTACAACATCCGCACATCACAATTACTTCCTACGTCCTAGAACAAtataaatctactccataattagAAGAACTATAATCCAAGAACTCAAAATCATAAGAATTTCAAACCCTAAGGAAGGGGAAAAGAAACTTATCCTTTGTTGTCAGGTGAAGCCCTTGAATGCATATCTTGGAGTGACGATGAGGATGGAGTATTAGAACATCCTCAAATCTCCCAGATAACGTCTTTAGATGCAAGCATTTGACCTAgaggcactacaagaaaaaagctaatagacaactctttaaaagcgttgtctatgtggctaaaaaagcgttgttaaaatcactgttgttaaaagtctactcaaagacaacgctttaaaaataTTGtcatttgtagcaaagacaacgcttttgcaacgctttaaaagtgttatcattttttataaagacaacacataaaaaaacgttgtctttgttAAAGACAATACATAAAAAAGCATGGTCATCTTTGTTAAAGATAATGcataaaaagcattgtcttttttAGTAAAGagtaaagacaacagtttcacaaTGCATAAAAAAACGTTGTTTTTTTAGTAAAAGATAAGAAttttaaactattgtcttttaataccaaagacaaataaaagataaataaaaataaatatatttcaatcaacaacatattattaaataaacaactaagatcaatatagaaattatcatcctt is a window encoding:
- the LOC121981190 gene encoding transcription factor bHLH77-like isoform X1, which translates into the protein MSSWSSDRLPQCFPNFKWSRSVDPAGQFGSVLGSLMSSQSPSLGFGFGKPGLGLQRAAIPNEFDSSKLGQLTAASDLPPGFSERAARVFRFEGENGLRSSDFELNSTISQSLMANGFQLEQLESNSQTPGPKGMKLEMKTAELGICREETSMSDTISASREASLGGHGGSNARKRKARPKSKEKEAVSMVADEEDCFSKRHRQTENNAEIGNASVRRKIEQSNDPGNDEQKQGKPSDPPKDYIHVRARRGQATDSHSLAERVRREKISQRMKLLQDLVPGCSKVTGKAVMLDEIINYVQSLQRQVEFLSMKLATVNPDIDFNNLMNLQPKHMIQIFGAAPSSVYPFEMMAQQSNPLACIATDRMNLHSSINTLDFNAHHQPCINGYENISSQLGAFWEDDFQSVVQIGIGQSQEIVSSMGYSPLLPRNEN
- the LOC121981190 gene encoding transcription factor bHLH78-like isoform X2, which translates into the protein MKLEMKTAELGICREETSMSDTISASREASLGGHGGSNARKRKARPKSKEKEAVSMVADEEDCFSKRHRQTENNAEIGNASVRRKIEQSNDPGNDEQKQGKPSDPPKDYIHVRARRGQATDSHSLAERVRREKISQRMKLLQDLVPGCSKVTGKAVMLDEIINYVQSLQRQVEFLSMKLATVNPDIDFNNLMNLQPKHMIQIFGAAPSSVYPFEMMAQQSNPLACIATDRMNLHSSINTLDFNAHHQPCINGYENISSQLGAFWEDDFQSVVQIGIGQSQEIVSSMGYSPLLPRNEN